A window of the Besnoitia besnoiti strain Bb-Ger1 chromosome VI, whole genome shotgun sequence genome harbors these coding sequences:
- a CDS encoding oocyst wall protein OWP3 (encoded by transcript BESB_064840): MYIQWRLTFLPLASGLLEVVMQASAAAAQEVKATAFCTEGFVLDSSGALCVKNLKQPFSLSCPGNCEFDVNGTCSCLEETRSESSCPPGFSLDSSLRLCATTVETAAVPVCPADRKLTNNKCSGVSVMSPQFRCPHPSVLKGDLCIQEDVVAPQQHCPPGFSLAAQGIEYRRSLARSQTAEAVARLRTLGIFGRGRKNEDDDDPAVSFFEKPDAEKRKPFASALRAAQHHAGPAPSQGAQEILSPSQTTSALPQQPGTLDVSEPAPLCISSDETPARPSCPPSHRLENSVCVSEIVEAVDMQCDDGFHYDARTLACVQEKLVPSNSECPDGYRLEGNQCVASEVQEPQRVCREGFTYQANEDACVKILKEPPRLKCPGADYFFDGRNCEKRRTVEPTNNCPAGRLMNDACLVIENKSATHTCPPNATLDKNLMKCMSSSVAPVKYSCTQGELTEERTCLNRKTHTAQAVCPDGFDQRGHVCVKEKAFQPVATCPAGAALVGADCLLQEDSDPKLTCGPGFELQGGKCVMGKKVAPLQTCSAGYTPYKDKCIKQTRRSGQITCPDSFTYDGTQCVVNDQQKPIYVCPEGYLPEGEDGTCAPQMERPMALPPVSAADTHGALFEEKKKTGLQIMSLGRRKPQFMMSA; this comes from the exons ATGTATATTCAATGGAGGCTCACTTTTCTCCCCCTGGCCTCTGGGTTGTTGGAGGTGGTCATGCAGGCatcggcggcagcagctcagGAAGTGAAAGCAACAGCGTTCTGCACAGAAG GCTTTGTTCTCGACAGTTCTGGCGCGCTTTGCGTGAAAAATCTTAAGCAGCCCTTCTCTTTGTCCTGTCCGGGCAACTGCGAATTCGATGTTAACGGGACATGCTCTTGTTTGGAAGAAACCAGGAGCGAATCATCGTGTCCACCCGGATTCTCACTGGACAGCTCTTTGAGGTTATGCGCAACGACAGTTGAAACTGCTGCGGTCCCAGTTTGCCCAGCTGACCGAAAGCTCACTAACAATAAATGTAGTGGCGTGTCGGTCATGTCCCCGCAGTTCCGGTGCCCTCATCCCTCAGTTCTCAAGGGGGATCTCTGCATACAGGAAGATGTGGTGGCTCCCCAGCAGCATTGCCCCCCCGGTTTCAGTTTAGCTGCCCAAGGAATTGAGTATCGGCGTTCACTCGCTCGAAGCCAGACTGCCGAGGCAGTagctcgcctccgcacgcTAGGTATCTTTgggcgaggaaggaagaACGAAGACGATGATGACCCAGCTGTCTCGTTCTTCGAAAAGCCCGATGCTGAAAAGAGGAAGCCGTTCGCCAGCGCCTTGAGGGCAGCTCAGCACCATGCAGGGCCGGCACCAAGTCAAGGGGCTCAAGAAATCCTTTCTCCATCACAGACAACTTCCGCGCTGCCCCAGCAGCCGGGCACGCTCGACGTGTCCGAGCCTGCGCCACTTTGCATTAGCAGCGATGAGACCCCTGCACGCCCGTCGTGCCCCCCAAGTCACCGCCTAGAGAACTCTGTCTGTGTCAGCGAG ATTGTAGAAGCAGTGGACATGCAGTGTGACGACGGGTTCCACTACGACGCGAGGACTCTTGCATGCGTCCAAGAAAAATTGGTTCCGTCGAACAGCGAATGCCCTGATGGGTACCGCCTTGAGGGCAACCAGTGCGTAGCCAGCGAAGTTCAGGAACCGCAGCGCGTCTGTCG AGAGGGCTTCACTTACCAGGCAAACGAAGACGCGTGCGTGAAGATTCTGAAGGAGCCGCCACGTTTGAAGTGCCCGGGAGCTGATTACTTCTTTGACGGTCGTAACTGCGAGAAGAGACGTACCGTCGAGCCGACGAACAACTGCCCTGCGGGGCGGCTGATGAATGACGCCTGCCTAGTCATCGAGAACAAATCTGCAACGCATACATGCCCGCCTAACGCGACGCTGGACAAGAATCTTATGAAGTGCATGAGCTCGTCGGTGGCTCCGGTGAAATATTCTTGCACCCAAG GGGAACTAACTGAGGAGAGGACATGTCTGAACCGAAAGACGCACACAGCTCAAGCTGTTTGCCCAGACGGTTTCGATCAGCGCGGCCACGTCTGTGTCAAGGAAAAGGCTTTTCAGCCTGTCGCAACGTGCCCAGCTGGTGCAGCGCTAGTTGGGGCAGACTGTCTTCTGCAGGAAGACTCAGACCCAAAGTTGACATGCGGGCCTGGCTTTGAACTCCAGGGTGGAAAATGCGTTATGGGAAAGAAAGTGGCTCCTCTACAGACCTGCTCGGCGGGCTACACGCCATACAAAGATAAATGCATCAAACAG ACGCGTCGGTCAGGACAAATCACGTGCCCGGACTCTTTCACGTATGATGGCACACAGTGCGTTGTGAACGACCAGCAGAAGCCGATCTATGTGTGCCCCGAGGGCTACTTgccagaaggcgaggacggcaCCTGTGCCCCTCAGATGGAGCGCCCCATGGCGTTGCCGCCCGTCTCTGCCGCAGATACACACGGTGCCCTCttcgaggagaagaaaaagacagGGCTCCAGATCATGTCGCTTGGGCGGCGCAAGCCGCAATTCATGATGTCTGCGTAG